In a genomic window of Arachnia rubra:
- a CDS encoding energy-coupling factor ABC transporter ATP-binding protein — translation MDAMRLAAAGVIAGFEGREVLRGLDLTVPAGSRVALLGANGSGKTTLLRTLAGAHRPSAGQVLLDGEPVRFDRAGLREHRRRVQLVLQDPDDQLFSADVRQDVSFGPLNLGLSEEQAAEATDAAIAAMGIEHLADRPTHQLSYGERKRAVIAGALAMNVDVLLLDEPTAGLDPAGVEALLQTLVQINERGTTLVFSTHEVDNALAFATHAAVMTEGKLRQGGLVELLSDAELLAAARLRQPILLQLSASLGWETPVTTIEQFKERWLTG, via the coding sequence ATGGACGCGATGAGACTGGCGGCGGCGGGGGTCATCGCGGGCTTTGAGGGACGTGAGGTACTGCGAGGCCTTGACCTGACGGTTCCTGCAGGATCCAGAGTTGCGTTGCTTGGCGCCAACGGCTCCGGTAAGACAACCTTGCTGCGCACACTGGCGGGGGCGCACAGGCCTTCGGCCGGGCAGGTGTTGTTGGACGGTGAGCCGGTGCGCTTCGATCGTGCGGGGCTCAGGGAACACCGGCGCCGGGTGCAGCTCGTGTTGCAGGATCCTGACGATCAGCTGTTTTCCGCAGACGTGAGACAGGACGTCAGTTTCGGCCCACTGAATCTGGGTTTGTCCGAGGAACAGGCTGCGGAGGCCACCGACGCGGCAATCGCCGCCATGGGTATTGAGCATCTGGCCGACCGTCCCACCCATCAGCTCAGCTATGGGGAGCGGAAGCGTGCGGTCATAGCGGGTGCGCTCGCGATGAACGTGGACGTCCTGCTGCTCGATGAGCCGACAGCTGGACTTGACCCAGCAGGGGTGGAGGCGCTGTTGCAGACCCTCGTGCAGATCAATGAAAGGGGCACCACCTTGGTGTTCTCAACCCACGAGGTGGACAACGCCCTGGCTTTCGCAACCCATGCCGCTGTGATGACCGAAGGAAAGCTGCGCCAGGGCGGGCTGGTGGAGCTGCTCAGTGATGCCGAGCTCCTCGCCGCGGCCAGGCTGCGGCAACCCATCCTGCTGCAACTATCAGCCTCTCTGGGCTGGGAAACCCCCGTCACCACCATCGAGCAATTCAAGGAACGCTGGCTTACCGGCTGA
- a CDS encoding energy-coupling factor ABC transporter permease yields MHIAEGFLPPLQAAGWFVASAPFVVHGAVAVVRQVRKDPDSKLLLAAAGAFTFALSAVKLPSVTGSSSHPTGTGAGAVLFKPPVLAFLGTIVLIFQAILLAHGGLTTLGANVFSMAIAGPWCGYLMWVLFRNINKMVAIFLAMAIADLSTYVVTSFQLAIAYPGTDGSFGATLVKFMTIFALTQIPLALAEGVLGVFLFSFLTRVASPELSKLGVLSRKDVEVAS; encoded by the coding sequence ATGCATATAGCAGAGGGATTCCTGCCTCCACTGCAGGCCGCCGGATGGTTCGTAGCCTCCGCGCCCTTCGTCGTCCATGGAGCCGTGGCCGTAGTCAGGCAGGTCCGTAAGGACCCTGACTCCAAGCTCCTGCTCGCCGCAGCCGGCGCCTTCACCTTTGCGTTGTCGGCGGTGAAGCTGCCCTCGGTCACGGGATCGTCATCGCACCCCACCGGGACTGGTGCCGGGGCGGTGCTCTTCAAACCACCGGTCCTGGCATTCCTTGGCACCATAGTCCTCATCTTCCAGGCAATCCTGCTGGCACACGGCGGCCTGACGACCCTGGGGGCGAACGTGTTCTCCATGGCAATCGCGGGCCCGTGGTGCGGCTACCTGATGTGGGTGCTGTTTAGGAACATCAACAAGATGGTCGCGATCTTCCTGGCCATGGCCATTGCGGACCTCAGCACCTACGTGGTGACGAGCTTTCAGCTCGCCATCGCGTACCCGGGAACCGATGGGAGCTTCGGTGCGACCCTGGTGAAGTTCATGACCATCTTCGCCCTGACTCAGATTCCGCTGGCCCTCGCCGAGGGTGTCCTCGGCGTCTTCCTGTTCTCCTTCCTGACCCGGGTGGCTTCGCCTGAGCTGAGCAAGCTCGGGGTCCTCTCCCGCAAAGACGTGGAGGTTGCATCATGA
- a CDS encoding energy-coupling factor ABC transporter substrate-binding protein: MKLNKWGIVIGLVVLVLLFCIPFYTAPADSEFGGTDSAVTDILQENGTEPWFKPIAEPAGPEVESGLFAMQAALGSGIMFYCLGRMAGRRKAAQDAQKPTSVED, from the coding sequence ATGAAGCTGAACAAATGGGGAATCGTCATCGGACTCGTCGTCTTGGTCCTGCTGTTCTGCATCCCCTTCTACACGGCCCCGGCAGATTCCGAGTTTGGGGGCACCGACTCGGCCGTCACGGACATCCTGCAGGAGAACGGCACGGAGCCTTGGTTTAAGCCCATAGCTGAACCCGCTGGTCCTGAGGTCGAGTCGGGCCTGTTCGCCATGCAGGCCGCGCTCGGGTCAGGGATCATGTTCTACTGCCTCGGACGTATGGCAGGCAGGCGCAAGGCTGCCCAGGACGCCCAGAAGCCCACCTCCGTTGAGGATTAG
- a CDS encoding DUF1707 and DUF4870 domain-containing protein, whose product MSTQTFSESTRESAVKIVQRAYADGRINEPELEHRLSLIFEATSYPQLRLALADLPAPTPVQVPSAFRTATPTAARSSFDMASLVHFSGLVSGPIGPGVAWLATKGNPSLNRETAKALNFQLLAMAGFIASGVLGLIGLRFLIPLWLITWASLTIISTVKASRGEDWQNPLTQITGFRPVGDSKA is encoded by the coding sequence ATGAGCACGCAGACGTTCAGCGAAAGCACCCGGGAAAGCGCCGTCAAAATCGTCCAGCGCGCCTACGCGGACGGGCGAATCAACGAACCTGAGCTTGAGCACCGGCTGAGCCTGATCTTTGAGGCAACCTCCTATCCACAGCTGCGGCTTGCGCTGGCAGACCTACCCGCCCCCACGCCGGTCCAGGTACCGTCAGCGTTCAGAACTGCTACGCCCACCGCAGCGCGGTCATCATTCGACATGGCCTCGCTGGTCCATTTCTCCGGCCTGGTCTCGGGGCCCATCGGTCCTGGGGTGGCCTGGCTGGCCACCAAGGGGAATCCTTCGCTGAACCGCGAGACAGCCAAGGCGCTGAACTTCCAGCTCCTCGCCATGGCCGGGTTCATCGCCAGCGGAGTGCTCGGCCTGATCGGGCTGAGGTTCCTCATACCGCTATGGCTCATCACGTGGGCGTCTCTGACGATCATCAGCACTGTGAAAGCCAGCCGAGGCGAAGACTGGCAGAACCCGCTGACGCAGATCACCGGATTCCGTCCAGTGGGAGATTCCAAAGCCTGA
- the cbiQ gene encoding cobalt ECF transporter T component CbiQ, whose amino-acid sequence MRISGLDDAAWDSPWRAIPVSQKVALSLLLVLTALLARPWPTCVLVAAVAVAALTVARIPGRMVVAAMTAPAVFIVVGAVSATLTVGAFEGPGWRWGWLGIREADMALGTGLLLHAIAGTLGVLVLAMTTPMVDLLGWLRKLHIPASLIEIASLMYRMIFTAWNSLVLVRQAQQQRLGGTGPLRRRFAETGRLVGAVAVRTWLASTRLADGLAIRGHESALATLPSRRGNRNLPIWVPAGMIFVWGVALWTR is encoded by the coding sequence TTGAGGATTAGCGGTCTTGACGACGCGGCGTGGGACAGTCCCTGGCGAGCCATTCCGGTCAGCCAGAAGGTGGCACTGTCGCTGCTGCTGGTGTTGACAGCGCTGCTGGCCCGTCCGTGGCCCACCTGCGTGCTGGTCGCAGCGGTTGCCGTCGCTGCCCTCACGGTCGCCCGGATCCCCGGTCGTATGGTCGTTGCAGCCATGACCGCTCCCGCGGTGTTCATCGTCGTGGGGGCGGTGTCGGCGACGCTGACGGTCGGTGCCTTTGAAGGTCCCGGATGGCGCTGGGGCTGGCTGGGGATCCGGGAAGCCGATATGGCCTTGGGGACCGGGCTGCTGCTGCACGCGATCGCGGGCACCTTGGGGGTGTTGGTCCTGGCGATGACGACTCCCATGGTGGACTTGCTCGGTTGGCTGCGGAAGCTGCACATTCCGGCGTCTCTCATTGAGATCGCCTCTCTGATGTACCGGATGATCTTCACCGCCTGGAACTCGCTAGTCCTGGTGCGTCAGGCCCAGCAGCAACGGTTGGGCGGCACCGGTCCGCTGAGGCGGCGCTTTGCCGAGACGGGACGCCTGGTCGGCGCGGTAGCCGTACGGACTTGGCTGGCCTCCACCCGGCTGGCTGATGGCCTGGCCATCCGGGGCCATGAGTCGGCCCTGGCCACCCTGCCGTCGAGGCGAGGTAACCGAAACCTGCCGATCTGGGTGCCAGCGGGGATGATCTTCGTCTGGGGAGTCGCACTATGGACGCGATGA